In Apium graveolens cultivar Ventura chromosome 10, ASM990537v1, whole genome shotgun sequence, the following are encoded in one genomic region:
- the LOC141690743 gene encoding uncharacterized protein LOC141690743, whose amino-acid sequence MRLNAGNTDVENKTIAEFSKWQFAVSDGKETNNSPSPDSGEMLIKIPDQYIVHTSGDPIQKLFEVTYPNFLHNISLHEYLRSRAILTPTNIVVDEINTQIFEKIPGTLYTYLSQDSIDDAGDDDNDFRSVFPVECLNSINMPCIPKHELKLKVAVVIMLMRNLNQIMGLCNGTIMIMKSCRKNSIECEILCGSHVGTKHLIPRIEMIPSDTNWSFKFKRVQFPIQICYAMTINKSQG is encoded by the coding sequence ATGCGGCTTAATGCAGGAAATACAGATGTGGAGAACAAGACCATCGCAGAATTTAGCAAGTGGCAGTTTGCTGTTAGTGATGGTAAGGAAACCAATAATTCTCCAAGTCCAGACAGTGGTGAAATGTTAATAAAGATTCCTGATCAATATATCGTTCATACGTCTGGAGATCCAATCCAGAAGCTTTTTGAGGTGACATACCCAAATTTTTTACATAATATCTCTTTGCATGAATACCTCAGATCAAGGGCCATACTCACACCTACCAATATCGTGGTGGATGAAATTAATACACAGATATTTGAAAAAATTCCAGGCACTCTTTATACGTATCTGAGTCAGGATTCAATTGATGATGCTGGTGATGATGATAATGATTTCAGGTCCGTATTTCCAGTTGAGTGTCTAAACTCTATCAATATGCCTTGCATTCCTAAGCATGAGTTAAAATTGAAGGTAGCAGTCGTCATCATGCTTATGAGAAACTTGAACCAGATTATGGGATTATGCAATGGTACAATAATGATTATGAAATCATGTAGAAAGAACAGTATTGAATGTGAGATACTGTGTGGCTCTCATGTTGGAACCAAACATCTAATTCCTAGAATTGAGATGATTCCAAGTGACACGAACTGGTCCTTTAAATTTAAACGTGTTCAGTTTCCGATTCAAATATGTTATGCCATGACAATTAACAAAAGTCAGGGATAA